The window CGGACACGATGACGCCACTCTGTAACACACCATTGAATCAATCTCTTCCGGATCTGCCGTGAACCCTTTTAAATCAAACCGCCTTGCTCGTCGGCACCAATTGCGTTTGGCGATCGAGAACCTCGAATCGCGTCAACTTCTGGCCGCCGGACCTTATGCTCCCGCCGCGAACGAAGTTGGCTCAACGGCTATTGATCGCGAATCACCTGCGATCGTTGGATGGGCCACCGGAGTCGCGGAATACAACGCGGGTGATGAAGTGGATGCTGTATGGCAGGACTCATCAAAGGCCCTCGGGCCCGCCGAAGGGCAATCGGGTAGCATCGTATCGCTGGGTCGATCTGGAACACTGACGCTGACGTTTGACGATCCCATTCGAGACGGATTGGGGTTTGACTTCGCGGTGTTTGAGAACTCGTTCTCCGACACCTTTCTCGAACTGGGCTACGTGGAGGTCTCATCGGACGGAGTCAACTTCGTTCGGTTTGAGAGCGATTCACGCACCGACTCGGCTGTCCCCGCATTTGGTTCGATTGACCCGACCAACCTGAATAATCTCGCTGGTAAATATCGTGGCGGATTCGGCACGCCGTTTGACTTGCAAGAACTTCGCGGCAGTGCTGGTCTCGATGTCACGGCCATCACGCACGTGAAGCTGGTCGACATCTTCGGCGATGGCTCATCACTCGATGGACAAGGCGATCCGATCTACGACCCGACTCCCACCGTCGGCAGTGCGGGATTGGATGTCGATGGCGTCGCGGTGTTGCACGCGAAAGAGACGGGCTCGGCGACAGTCGACTTCGAATCTTTGGGCGGCACGCTTGGTGCATCGAACTTCTCGAATCAAGCACCCGATGGTTTTGCAGAAGACGAATTACTGCTCAACAATGACTACGACGCCTTGTACGGAAGTTGGCAGGGATGGTCGATTTCCAAAGCGACGGACACCGGCACGGCTGGATTCTCTAATCAATACAGTGCCTTCACAGGCGAAGGACACGATGGATCCGAAGCTTATGCGGTTGGGTTCTATTCGGAGTTCGCCGAGGCAGAAAACCGTCCCACCATTCAATTGGATCCAGAGGTCGGATCGCAGTTTGATTCGTTGTGGATCACGAACACTACCTACACAGCTCTTTCAATGAGCGAGGGGGATCAGTTCGCGAAGAAGTTTGGTGGCACCAGCGGCACGGACCCTGACTTTTTCGAGATCGACATTCATGGACTCAATGCGGTGGGCGATTCAATCGGAATCGTGACTGTTGCCCTCGCTGATTTCCGTTTCGCGAATTCTGCCGACGATTTCATTGTGGACGAATGGGTTCATGTCGATTTGTCTTCGCTACAGAACGCTCAAGCACTTCAATTTCAAGTTCGCTCATCCGACGTCGGCGACTTCGGAATCAACACGCCAACCTACTTCGCTGTCGACGATGTGGTTCTGCGACGACCTCAAGTTGCATTGGATTTGGCAGACACGGACTTACTTGAGTCTGAATCGATGACGGGCCGCGTCTCGCGACCGACGCTGGACAGCAGTTCGCCGATGACGGTTTCGATCGCCAGCTCGGACAGCTCACTGGTTAGCCTTCCGGCTCAAATCACGATCCCAGCGGGGACCGACTACGCCGAATTCACCATCTCGACCATCAACGATGATCTGGCCGGACCGGACCGGCAGATCAGCCTGACCGCCACAGCGGACCTGCAGGCCCCACGCATTCGTGAGCTGAAAGTTATCGACGACGATGCGACGGGATTGGCATTCTCAACCAACTCCATCCAGCTAACCGAAGGCGAGTCCGCAACCACACTCACCCTTCGCCGCAACGATTTAGACATCTCGGCGCCGCTGGCCGTTACGCTTTCCGTGACACCCGAGTCACGTCTGAACTACCCCGCATCAGTGAGCTTCCCTGCTGGCCAGCGTGAGGTTCCGGTCACGGTGTCAATCACCGACGACGCAAAGTATTCGCCGACTCAGACCACTGAACTGGTCGCCAGCGCTGATGGTCGCACCGATTCGGTTGTCGCCGTCGAACTACTCGACGATGACTTGCGATCGTTGACCGCAACTGGACCTGCCGCTTCGTTAGACGAAGCCAATCCGGATCAAACCATCACCGCGATCATCCGACGCAATGACGCCTCGCTTGACGATCCGATGACAGTCTCATTGACCAATCCGAATCCAAGCTTGTTAACGCTGCCATCATCGATCGTGATTCCGTCGGGGTTTGATTCCGTCGAAGTAACGATCGGTGTTCTTGCCAATGAAATACTGAATGCCGGCAGTAACTTCACTGTTGTGGCCACTCATGCGAACGCGACAAATGCGGAGTTTGATGTCTCGGTAGTTGACGACGAAGAACCCACCTTCGATTTGGCTCTTCTCGATTCAAACGGCAACACACTCGACGAAGTCACGGAAGGTCAATCTGTGCGACTGTCCGTCACTCGCCCCGGCACAATCGTCGACGAATCCATCACTGTGACGCTCAGCCAATCGCTTGATGGGCGCATTGATGGTCCGGTCGAGCTCACCATTCCTGCAGGCACTTCGTCAGCAGAAGTGACCTGGATCGTGCAAGCCGACCAGACTCTGACGGGCAACTTGGAATGGGTCATCGAAGCAAGCACCCCGGGCTATGGAACCGCGAAATTGGAAGCGGTTGTGTTGGATTCTGATTCGCCATCACTGACGCTGACGGGGCCGACCGAATTGCTCTCGGAAACCAACGCCATATCGGTCGGCGACTTTGAGTTGCTTGGGCAATCTTTGGCAAACGATGAATTTGTCAACAACGCCGGTCCATCAGGCATGTTTGTCGATGGCGAACTTTCCATTGGAAACTCATTCAGTAACGCCTTTGGTTTCGATAGCTGGTCCGGTTTCGCGATCAGCCGTGGCACGGACACAACGACACCGGGCTTTTTCAATCAGTATTCTGCGATTACCGGCGAAGGCGATCGTGAATCGAACACTTACGCCATCGGTTTCAATGGAGCCGAAACGGTCATTCGACGCTCCGGCAACTCGCGTCCTTTTGAATCCATCGCAGTCACGAATACGACCTACGCAGCATTGTCGATGCTCAACGGCGACGCCTTTGCAAAACGCTTCGGCGGCGAGTCAGGCGACGATCCTGACACGTTCGTTTTGACGATCATTGGCAAGAATGACAGCGGCGAATCGGTCGGTGAAATCGAATTCCACCTTGCGGACTATCGAGCCGAGGACAGCTCGCTGGACTACGTCGTTGACGAATGGACCACCGTCGACTTGACTTCGATCGGAGCCGCAACCGAACTGCACTTTGAGCTGGCCTCCACTGATGTCGGCCAATACGGAATGAACACACCCGGCTACTTTGCGATTGATGACGTGAAGCTCGCAGCAGCGAGCGATGGCTTGCCCCAAATCACCGTCCAACGTCAAACGCTAGATGACAGCGAATCGCTCGAAATTGGCCTGACCTCGGATCGCACCGATGTTCTTCTTCCCGAGACCGTTGTCATTCCTGCGGGGCAGAGCAGCGTGACCGTTCCGATCCAGTTGATCGACGACTTGCTAGCCGAAGGAGACCAAGCCGTTCAAATCACAGCGTCAGCAAGCGGCTTTGAACCGCAAACCATCGTTTTGACAGTTGAAGACGACGACTCCCACGTGCTGACAGTCACCCATGATTCGAACGAAGCACTGAATGAATCGACGAGCGTCGTCGTTGATATCGAAGATGCCGGTACAAGTTTGGATGCGGAATCATTCGACAACGGCTCGAACCTTTCCGGCAAAATTGAGTCCGGACCGCTTGAGTTTCCCAACTCATACAACGAACAATTCGGTTCCTGGAGTGGTTGGGCAGCATCCAATGTGACGGACGTAGCAACGACCGGCTACGGAAACCAGTACGCTGCCTACTCCAATTTGGACGCCGACCAACCCGGCGGTGGTGAAGCTTCCGACACGTTCTTGATCGGGGCGGGCAGTGGTACTTCAGCCCCTAGCGTCGCGCTACCGGAAACCCTGGACGACGCAAGGTTTGGTTCCATCGCTATCACGAATAGCACCTACGCCGCCCTATCGATGCTGGAAGGCGACAGTTTCGCGAAGCAATTCGGCGGAGAAACTGGCGACGACCCTGACTATTTCTTGCTGACGATTGTCGGATTGACCTCATCGGGTGAGACCGTTGGTACGATCGACTTTTACCTCGCCGACTACCGCTTCGAAGACAACTCGCTGGACTACATCGTCGATGAATGGACCACCATCGATCTGACTTCGTTGGAAGGCGCCTCGCAACTGCGATTCGATCTGTCTTCGTCAGACGTCGGCGATTACGGAATGATCACTCCAGCCTACTTTGCTGCTGACAATGTCGTCCTGGATCAAGTGCCGACATCTCCGACTTCCGTTGTGGTTCACCGGAACGACGCGGACCTATCGTCATCTCTTTCGGTCACATTTGAATCCGATGATCCGCGATTCGCGATCGATACTCCGATTGAAATCCCTGCCGGGTCCGACTCGGTTCGAGTTCCTGTGTCGATCTTGAATGACCGAATGGTCAATTCGGACGGCACCGCGACTTTGACATTTTCGGCGGATAATTATGACATTGGCATCGTGGGAGTTTTCGTTCAGGATGACGAAATTCCTGGAATCGAGATCATTCGCCTGCAGTCTCCTGCGGAGGTCGCTGAAGGAGAAACGGTCGATTTGCACCAAGTGCGTCTGACAGAAAGACCGGAATCCGACGTAACGATATCGATTGAGGCTGTCATTGATTCGAGCGATGCCAGCGAGCAACTGTCGCTCAGCTCCTCAACTTTAACGTTCACCCCCGAGAACTGGGACGCTCCGCAAACAATCGCTGCTTCCGCCAACGTGGACTTTGCGCAAGAGCTGGACCAAACCGTTCAATTGACCTTCGAAGTCGATGCAGGTCTCAGTGATTCTGGCTATGCGGACGTTGCTACCGAGCGAGAAACCTTCACTCTTGTCGACTATCAGCCGTCTGACTTGAATTTGGCAGTTGAAGAAGGCGAACTCGTTTTGCGTGACAACCGTGACGATGTCGTTTGGATGAAGAACGACTTGAATGACGGGTTCAACCTCGTTCTCAATTCTCAAGACCAAACTTTGGCAATTGGTTCTCTCGCCAGTGCGACTGGATTGGTAACGATCGAACTGGGTGGCGGGAACGACCAAGTCACGCTCGATACAACTTGGTTCACTTCCATTGACGGCGGAGAAGGATTCGATCGTTTGGTCCTTCAGCCGGGGGATAGCGTTAGGAACAACAACGATCCGCAGGAAATCGACCTAGCCGACTGGTTACAAAATCGCGTGGTCGGTTTTGAGGAGTTTGTTTTGGGTGCATCTGGCTCCGCTAATCCCCTGACATACCAATTGGACTCCGAACGTCTGAATGCGTTGTTGGGAGAGACCTCTCCGACAATCACGAGCATTGGAAGTCAAAACTTGAGACTCACCGGCAGCTGGCAACTTGGAGTCCCCATCGTAGGGGACGGACTGGTTCGCCAACGTTTGGTCTCCGACGACATCGAAGTCCATGTGATCACCAGCACTCCGTGGCAAAACGCGATCCGAAGCGAGGATGTCAACGCCAATGGCGAAGTGACAGCACTCGATGCATTGACGGTCATCAACCGCCTCAACTCCGGCGAATCCAATGAGTTGTCGCCCCCCAACGATCCGAATGAGCTGATTGGTCGATTTTACGATGTCTCCGGTGATGGACGTGTGTCTGCACTGGATGCTCTAAAAGTGATCAACTATCTGAACGGTGACGCCGCGTCTGGAGAGCCAATCACCGCGTCTCCAGACATCTCGCTCGCTCCGACCAGTGGTGAAATGCCCACGCCATCTGCACCAAGTGCAACCGGATCGAGCTCTGACCTACGGAGTGAAGTGTTCGCAT of the Rhodopirellula baltica SH 1 genome contains:
- a CDS encoding DUF4465 domain-containing protein, translating into MNPFKSNRLARRHQLRLAIENLESRQLLAAGPYAPAANEVGSTAIDRESPAIVGWATGVAEYNAGDEVDAVWQDSSKALGPAEGQSGSIVSLGRSGTLTLTFDDPIRDGLGFDFAVFENSFSDTFLELGYVEVSSDGVNFVRFESDSRTDSAVPAFGSIDPTNLNNLAGKYRGGFGTPFDLQELRGSAGLDVTAITHVKLVDIFGDGSSLDGQGDPIYDPTPTVGSAGLDVDGVAVLHAKETGSATVDFESLGGTLGASNFSNQAPDGFAEDELLLNNDYDALYGSWQGWSISKATDTGTAGFSNQYSAFTGEGHDGSEAYAVGFYSEFAEAENRPTIQLDPEVGSQFDSLWITNTTYTALSMSEGDQFAKKFGGTSGTDPDFFEIDIHGLNAVGDSIGIVTVALADFRFANSADDFIVDEWVHVDLSSLQNAQALQFQVRSSDVGDFGINTPTYFAVDDVVLRRPQVALDLADTDLLESESMTGRVSRPTLDSSSPMTVSIASSDSSLVSLPAQITIPAGTDYAEFTISTINDDLAGPDRQISLTATADLQAPRIRELKVIDDDATGLAFSTNSIQLTEGESATTLTLRRNDLDISAPLAVTLSVTPESRLNYPASVSFPAGQREVPVTVSITDDAKYSPTQTTELVASADGRTDSVVAVELLDDDLRSLTATGPAASLDEANPDQTITAIIRRNDASLDDPMTVSLTNPNPSLLTLPSSIVIPSGFDSVEVTIGVLANEILNAGSNFTVVATHANATNAEFDVSVVDDEEPTFDLALLDSNGNTLDEVTEGQSVRLSVTRPGTIVDESITVTLSQSLDGRIDGPVELTIPAGTSSAEVTWIVQADQTLTGNLEWVIEASTPGYGTAKLEAVVLDSDSPSLTLTGPTELLSETNAISVGDFELLGQSLANDEFVNNAGPSGMFVDGELSIGNSFSNAFGFDSWSGFAISRGTDTTTPGFFNQYSAITGEGDRESNTYAIGFNGAETVIRRSGNSRPFESIAVTNTTYAALSMLNGDAFAKRFGGESGDDPDTFVLTIIGKNDSGESVGEIEFHLADYRAEDSSLDYVVDEWTTVDLTSIGAATELHFELASTDVGQYGMNTPGYFAIDDVKLAAASDGLPQITVQRQTLDDSESLEIGLTSDRTDVLLPETVVIPAGQSSVTVPIQLIDDLLAEGDQAVQITASASGFEPQTIVLTVEDDDSHVLTVTHDSNEALNESTSVVVDIEDAGTSLDAESFDNGSNLSGKIESGPLEFPNSYNEQFGSWSGWAASNVTDVATTGYGNQYAAYSNLDADQPGGGEASDTFLIGAGSGTSAPSVALPETLDDARFGSIAITNSTYAALSMLEGDSFAKQFGGETGDDPDYFLLTIVGLTSSGETVGTIDFYLADYRFEDNSLDYIVDEWTTIDLTSLEGASQLRFDLSSSDVGDYGMITPAYFAADNVVLDQVPTSPTSVVVHRNDADLSSSLSVTFESDDPRFAIDTPIEIPAGSDSVRVPVSILNDRMVNSDGTATLTFSADNYDIGIVGVFVQDDEIPGIEIIRLQSPAEVAEGETVDLHQVRLTERPESDVTISIEAVIDSSDASEQLSLSSSTLTFTPENWDAPQTIAASANVDFAQELDQTVQLTFEVDAGLSDSGYADVATERETFTLVDYQPSDLNLAVEEGELVLRDNRDDVVWMKNDLNDGFNLVLNSQDQTLAIGSLASATGLVTIELGGGNDQVTLDTTWFTSIDGGEGFDRLVLQPGDSVRNNNDPQEIDLADWLQNRVVGFEEFVLGASGSANPLTYQLDSERLNALLGETSPTITSIGSQNLRLTGSWQLGVPIVGDGLVRQRLVSDDIEVHVITSTPWQNAIRSEDVNANGEVTALDALTVINRLNSGESNELSPPNDPNELIGRFYDVSGDGRVSALDALKVINYLNGDAASGEPITASPDISLAPTSGEMPTPSAPSATGSSSDLRSEVFASIVDGQDLFDSTSDLPWVGSNSSELSSDRIDQLWGEQGYDSDEESASSENVDFSNSLKLLGDRA